A window of the Streptomyces finlayi genome harbors these coding sequences:
- a CDS encoding bifunctional riboflavin kinase/FAD synthetase, translating into MQRWRGLEDIPQDWGRSVVTIGSYDGVHRGHQLIIGRAVERARDLGVPAVVVTFDPHPSEVVRPGSHPPLLAPHHRRAELMAELGVDAVLILPFTTEFSKLSPADFIVKVLVDKLHAQAVIEGPNFRFGHRAAGNVRLLTELGGTYDYTVEVIDLYVSGEAGGGEPFSSTLTRRLIAEGDVRGAAEILGRPHRVEGIVVRGAQRGRELGFPTANVETLPHTAIPADGVYAGWLHVNGEAMPAAISVGTNPQFDGTERTVEAYAIDRVGLELYGLHVAVGFLAYVRGMMKFDSIDELLVAMAADVKRSSELIAAHDNQA; encoded by the coding sequence GTGCAGCGCTGGCGTGGCTTGGAGGACATCCCCCAGGACTGGGGGCGCAGCGTCGTCACCATCGGCTCCTACGACGGTGTGCACCGCGGACACCAGCTGATCATCGGCCGCGCCGTGGAGCGGGCGCGTGACCTCGGCGTTCCCGCCGTGGTCGTCACCTTCGATCCGCACCCCAGCGAGGTCGTCCGCCCCGGCAGCCACCCGCCCCTGCTGGCCCCGCATCACCGGCGTGCCGAGCTGATGGCGGAACTGGGCGTGGACGCGGTGCTGATCCTGCCGTTCACGACCGAGTTCTCGAAGCTGTCGCCCGCCGACTTCATCGTGAAGGTCCTGGTCGACAAGCTGCACGCGCAGGCGGTCATCGAAGGACCGAACTTCCGGTTCGGACACCGGGCCGCCGGGAACGTGCGGCTGCTCACCGAGCTCGGCGGAACGTACGACTACACGGTCGAGGTCATCGACCTCTATGTGAGCGGTGAGGCGGGCGGCGGCGAGCCGTTCTCCTCCACCCTGACCCGCAGGCTGATCGCCGAGGGCGATGTGCGGGGCGCCGCGGAGATCCTCGGCCGCCCGCACCGCGTCGAGGGCATTGTCGTCCGTGGCGCGCAGCGCGGCCGTGAGCTGGGATTCCCTACGGCGAACGTCGAGACGCTGCCGCACACCGCGATCCCCGCCGACGGCGTGTACGCGGGCTGGCTGCACGTGAACGGCGAGGCGATGCCCGCCGCCATCTCCGTCGGCACGAACCCGCAGTTCGACGGCACCGAGCGCACCGTTGAGGCGTACGCGATCGACCGCGTGGGCCTCGAGCTCTACGGGCTGCACGTGGCCGTGGGCTTCCTCGCCTACGTACGCGGCATGATGAAGTTCGACTCGATCGACGAGCTGCTCGTGGCGATGGCCGCCGATGTGAAGCGCTCCAGCGAGCTGATCGCCGCCCACGACAACCAGGCCTGA